The Deinococcus aestuarii nucleotide sequence TGGTCCGGCATCAGCCAGAAAAGCTCCCACATCGAAGTTGCGACGGAACTGCTGCTTGAGGGTGTAGTCATGTGAATGGATGACTTCGGCCTCCGCGACGTACCTGATACGGTGTCCAGCCCGTAGAAGTCTAGCGGCCAGTGTCATGTCCTCATTCATGATCACGTGTTCCGGAAAACCGCCCACGCTCCAGAAGGTGTCCACCCGAACGGCTGAGCAGACGTTGGAAAAGAAGAAGGCCTTAATGCCCATACGGGTGATATCTGCCTCATCGCGAGTCCGGCTGGTATCTGGGTAGTTGAAATAACGCGAGAACTTCTCCAGCAAAGACGCCTCCGGCCTGGGGAGCTGACGGGCGAAGGTCGCCACCGCTTCCCCGGACACGATGGGGCCGACCAACTTCTCAAGCCATCTTTCGTCAACCGCATGGGCGTCCTGGGTCAGAAAAACCAGAATATCGGAGCCGACCGCAAGGCGAGCACCGAGGTTACGGGTCCCACCATGATTGAAGAACGCTTTGGGGATGCGCACAACAGTGTAACCGATCCCTTCCAGCATCGCCGCACTCCCGTCGCTTGACTCAGAGTCGATAAAAAGAACTCGTTCCGGAAGATAGGTCTGTATAGAAAGTGCAGAAGTCAAATTAAGTATATGAGGAGTGGCATTAAGGGTAGGCACAACGACCATAATAGACTGTCTACTTCGACTAACGTTACTCATACAAAAAGCACCCAGGCAAGATTTTTCAGAAGACCGGACTTGAAAAACTTGTGCCTGACGAGAGAATAACGGCGTGAAGGGTAAGATAAATTCGGCAACTCGGAGTAGATTCTCGCCAATTCTACCCAGGAACTGTCGACATAACGCTGGGCGAAGGCACCTGCCTGTGCCGTACTCTCCAGCAAAGAAGTCCTGATCTGTTCTCTGTACTGAGACTGTTTTACCGGATTGATTGCAAAACGTTTGGCCCCTACATTATTGTCACGGTGCTGCCTATACAATACCGTCACCTCGGGAAGCCAGACGACCTTACCGAACGCACAAGCAACCATCGCCAGCCACCAATCATGCATCACGGCTCGATAGGGGATCGGCAGAGCTACCTTCAAGAGCGCCCGATTAACCATCATTGCGCAGCCAGTCACAGCGTTCTGGGTCACGATCAAGTTAAAATGGTCTCCCCAGCGTGGATCTATTGCCTGGTAGGACCAGAGTGAATCAGATATGGGACTGCCTGCCTCATCTATAAGACTCAAATCACTGTGAACAAGCAGAGGAGTATCCACACCATAGACGCTTTCATAGAATTGGATAACCTGTTCGAACCGGTCGAGTTTACCCGGCATCCACACGTCGTCCTGGTCCGCACAGTAGACATAACGTGCCGAGGTCTGGCCCAGCAGGAACGCGAAGTTCTCCTTGGGTCCTCCAGCAGGAGGATGGACCAATAGGCGGACCATGCTCTCCCGTCCCGCGATCCTTCTGAGCAGCTCCTGGGTTCCATCCGTGGACCCGTCATCGTGCACCAGCAGCTCATCACGTTCACCCATCTGAGACAAAATACTTTCGAGTTGCTGTTCCAAAAACCGTTCACCATTGTAGGTAGCAAGGACTATCTGTCTGTCAATCTGTGATCTCATTGTGCCTTCCTAAGTGAAAAAACTCCCCTACCGACCCTGCTTCTGTAAGCTGTTGATAATTTATGGATAAATATAAGTATGATGGTTGTAATGATAAAATACACCACTCTCGTTGAAAAGATGCTGTTTGTTCTGAGTTGATCGAGCAGTAGTGCATACAGCGCTGGGTACAATAGGACTCCCCAGGGGTTTAGTGAAATGTAAAGACTGTACAAATAATGTATGAATAGGTACGAAAATAGGATTACAAATAACCCCCATACACCAAGGTCTAGGAAGGAATATCCGTAAATGCTGAATGTATTATAACGCGGGTCCACGCCTAGGCGTGCGGCATACGCGAAATCATCCTCCCTGCTTTTGATAGGAACATGACCAAATACACCCTCATAGACCGCCTGCGTACCAAAGGCCTCACTAAGAAGAG carries:
- a CDS encoding glycosyltransferase family 2 protein: MVVVPTLNATPHILNLTSALSIQTYLPERVLFIDSESSDGSAAMLEGIGYTVVRIPKAFFNHGGTRNLGARLAVGSDILVFLTQDAHAVDERWLEKLVGPIVSGEAVATFARQLPRPEASLLEKFSRYFNYPDTSRTRDEADITRMGIKAFFFSNVCSAVRVDTFWSVGGFPEHVIMNEDMTLAARLLRAGHRIRYVAEAEVIHSHDYTLKQQFRRNFDVGAFLADAGPELAGARVSGEGLRFVYEQVRYVLRHGRVELLPRVVAEAAAKFTGFQVGKRHRMLSLSIKKKLSMHSYHWDQQKTKEKL
- a CDS encoding glycosyltransferase family 2 protein, producing MRSQIDRQIVLATYNGERFLEQQLESILSQMGERDELLVHDDGSTDGTQELLRRIAGRESMVRLLVHPPAGGPKENFAFLLGQTSARYVYCADQDDVWMPGKLDRFEQVIQFYESVYGVDTPLLVHSDLSLIDEAGSPISDSLWSYQAIDPRWGDHFNLIVTQNAVTGCAMMVNRALLKVALPIPYRAVMHDWWLAMVACAFGKVVWLPEVTVLYRQHRDNNVGAKRFAINPVKQSQYREQIRTSLLESTAQAGAFAQRYVDSSWVELARIYSELPNLSYPSRRYSLVRHKFFKSGLLKNLAWVLFV